In uncultured Draconibacterium sp., one genomic interval encodes:
- a CDS encoding isoprenyl transferase produces the protein MKTVDRLDSNNIPKHIAIIMDGNGRWAAKQGKPRVMGHENGVESVRSVVEGAGEIGVKHLTLYAFSTENWDRPKEEVEALLALLVHAIETETTELNKNNVRLSVIGCVDVMPENVQAKLQGCVDALKDNTGLNLVLALSYSGRWDVLNAVKKLADDLANNKITQEKINNELFQDYLSTSELPDPELMIRTSGEYRISNFLLWQIAYSELYFTNKLWPDFRKDDLFEAIIDYQNRERRFGKTSEQLTS, from the coding sequence ATGAAAACAGTTGACAGATTAGATAGCAATAATATACCAAAGCATATTGCCATTATTATGGATGGCAACGGAAGGTGGGCCGCTAAACAAGGCAAACCCCGGGTTATGGGACACGAGAATGGCGTTGAGTCTGTTCGTTCCGTGGTTGAGGGAGCCGGCGAAATTGGCGTAAAACACCTCACTCTTTATGCATTTTCTACCGAAAACTGGGACCGCCCAAAAGAAGAAGTGGAAGCACTTTTGGCACTTTTGGTGCATGCCATTGAGACCGAAACAACGGAGCTAAACAAAAACAATGTACGGCTAAGCGTTATCGGATGTGTTGATGTGATGCCCGAAAATGTGCAGGCGAAACTTCAGGGTTGTGTTGATGCATTAAAAGATAATACCGGGTTGAACCTGGTGCTGGCGTTAAGTTACAGCGGAAGATGGGATGTGCTTAATGCCGTAAAAAAACTGGCCGATGATTTGGCTAATAACAAGATTACACAAGAAAAAATAAATAACGAACTGTTCCAAGATTATTTGTCTACCTCGGAATTACCCGATCCGGAGCTAATGATAAGAACCAGCGGCGAATATCGGATTAGTAACTTTCTGTTGTGGCAGATAGCTTACTCTGAGTTGTATTTTACGAACAAATTATGGCCCGATTTTAGAAAAGACGATTTATTTGAAGCCATTATTGATTATCAGAACAGAGAGAGAAGATTTGGAAAAACAAGTGAACAGTTAACGAGCTAA
- a CDS encoding DUF6089 family protein codes for MRKLLLVFVTVLLTVSVHAQKTADIGIWGGTLTSVHGDMDEDAPFQSFNLNFGAYFRYNFNARVAMRAMFLTGTFASEGTVESAPWEFDKSVQDITLQAEINYLRYILGKQKLRFSPYVTFGIGVAYFPYTLTVGQLATDPGGPSGIMGFNPDHPELNGEVVGDYEESLTTLTIPFGMGFKYTIGERLGVGVEYQMRKYMSDKLDDLDDPLAYVKEGGLGEIVTYNDGSHNNDWAGYLGVHLTYMIFIGKKACPAYDAKNW; via the coding sequence ATGAGGAAATTATTATTGGTGTTTGTTACAGTTTTGCTGACTGTTTCAGTACATGCACAAAAAACAGCTGACATCGGAATCTGGGGAGGTACATTAACATCGGTACATGGCGACATGGATGAAGATGCCCCGTTTCAATCGTTCAATTTAAATTTTGGAGCTTATTTCAGGTATAATTTTAATGCCCGCGTAGCCATGCGCGCCATGTTTCTGACCGGCACCTTTGCCAGCGAAGGAACAGTAGAGAGTGCACCATGGGAGTTTGATAAATCGGTACAGGATATAACTTTGCAGGCAGAAATTAATTATCTGAGGTATATTTTGGGTAAGCAAAAACTTCGGTTTAGTCCGTATGTAACTTTCGGAATTGGGGTGGCTTATTTTCCGTACACCTTAACAGTAGGGCAGCTTGCTACCGATCCTGGAGGGCCGTCCGGTATTATGGGGTTTAATCCCGATCATCCGGAGCTAAATGGTGAAGTTGTTGGCGACTACGAAGAATCCTTAACAACGCTTACCATTCCGTTTGGAATGGGTTTTAAATATACCATTGGCGAGCGTTTGGGAGTAGGAGTAGAATACCAGATGCGCAAATATATGAGCGATAAATTGGATGATTTGGATGATCCGCTGGCATATGTAAAAGAAGGAGGATTAGGCGAAATCGTAACATATAATGATGGTTCGCATAATAACGACTGGGCAGGATATTTGGGGGTACATCTCACATATATGATTTTTATAGGCAAAAAGGCTTGTCCGGCCTACGATGCTAAAAATTGGTGA
- a CDS encoding NAD kinase, whose amino-acid sequence MKVAVFGTLVSTDFVPVLQEFFAFLRSKNIEVQLYKPFYSHLVEELNSSTYYTSFFHSYSDFDPDNDFIFSVGGDGTFLQSVLNIRNFDIPVIGLNGGRLGFLADISEDQMHNALESIFNNNYKIVERSMLEIEFSNQENLDFNYALNEMTVLKTDNSSMLNVTARVNGEFLNNYWADGLIIATPTGSTAYSLSVGGPIITPNSANFVITPLAPHNLTIRPIVVPDTCEIELTVEGRGTNYLTSLDSRSFAVEFSTKIKVKKAGFKLKTLQLPEQPFFNTLRNKLMWGMDRRNYIS is encoded by the coding sequence GTGAAAGTTGCAGTATTTGGTACGCTGGTTTCCACTGATTTTGTTCCTGTTTTGCAGGAGTTTTTTGCCTTTTTGCGCTCAAAAAATATCGAAGTACAATTATACAAGCCTTTTTATTCTCACCTGGTTGAAGAGTTGAACAGTTCGACGTATTACACCTCGTTTTTTCATTCGTATTCCGATTTTGATCCCGACAATGATTTTATTTTTAGTGTTGGGGGCGATGGAACATTTCTGCAGTCGGTGTTGAATATCCGTAATTTTGATATCCCGGTAATTGGATTGAATGGCGGCCGTTTAGGATTTCTGGCCGATATTTCAGAAGACCAGATGCATAATGCGCTCGAAAGTATTTTTAATAATAACTATAAAATCGTGGAGCGTTCGATGCTGGAGATTGAGTTCTCGAATCAGGAAAATCTGGATTTTAATTATGCATTGAATGAAATGACGGTGTTGAAAACGGATAACTCATCAATGTTGAATGTTACAGCGCGTGTTAACGGAGAGTTTCTGAATAATTACTGGGCCGATGGTTTGATTATTGCCACACCAACCGGCTCAACAGCGTACTCTTTAAGCGTTGGCGGGCCAATTATAACACCTAATTCGGCCAACTTTGTAATTACACCGCTGGCACCACATAACTTAACGATACGTCCGATTGTAGTACCTGATACCTGCGAAATTGAACTTACCGTTGAAGGCCGTGGAACCAATTATCTGACTTCGCTCGATTCGCGTTCGTTTGCCGTTGAGTTTTCTACAAAAATAAAGGTGAAAAAAGCCGGGTTTAAACTCAAAACACTTCAACTGCCCGAGCAGCCCTTTTTTAATACCTTACGCAATAAGCTAATGTGGGGAATGGACCGCAGGAACTACATTTCATAG
- a CDS encoding CBS domain-containing protein, translating into MAEKLISDVIPSVSSSETGRKALSHMDVYRVSHIPVVDDTKYLGLVSDKLIYDLNLVETEISTALDKLDTTHAHKDQHIFELAILMYKLKISVLPVLDEDHYYLGAITLYDLARRFASLFSLQEVGGVLVVEMNVSDYSVSQISQIVESNDVKILSFFIDRKPGANVLDVILKLDSEELSGVVQSLMRYDYNVKAIYQDRSMLNDLYKDRFDQFMKFMNI; encoded by the coding sequence TTGGCAGAAAAACTAATATCAGATGTAATTCCGTCGGTAAGCAGTTCCGAAACAGGCCGTAAGGCGCTGAGTCACATGGATGTTTATCGCGTTTCGCATATTCCGGTAGTTGACGATACAAAATACCTGGGACTTGTTTCCGATAAATTAATTTACGACCTGAACCTGGTTGAAACTGAAATTTCTACAGCGTTAGATAAATTGGATACAACACATGCCCATAAAGATCAGCACATTTTCGAGCTGGCAATACTAATGTATAAACTCAAGATTAGTGTTTTGCCTGTGCTTGATGAAGATCATTATTACCTGGGAGCAATTACATTGTATGATTTAGCGCGACGCTTTGCCAGCCTGTTTTCACTGCAGGAAGTGGGTGGTGTGTTGGTTGTCGAGATGAATGTGAGCGATTATTCGGTTTCGCAGATCAGCCAGATTGTGGAAAGTAACGATGTGAAAATACTCAGCTTCTTTATCGATCGTAAACCCGGGGCGAATGTTCTGGATGTGATATTAAAACTTGACTCAGAAGAGCTGTCCGGAGTTGTTCAGTCACTGATGCGTTACGATTATAATGTGAAAGCCATTTACCAGGATCGGTCGATGTTGAATGACCTGTACAAGGATCGTTTCGACCAGTTTATGAAATTTATGAATATTTAA
- a CDS encoding pyridoxine 5'-phosphate synthase, producing the protein MTRLSVNINKIATLRNSRGGKMPSVKDAAVNCQKFGAQGITIHPRPDERHITRKDVYEIKPLITTEFNIEGYPSEDFLKMVIEVQADQVTLVPDTDAQLTSDHGWDTWKHLGFLKDVIARLQEAGIRTSIFVDPDEKAVEGAAEIKTDRIELYTEPYATLFPINHAKAIEPFVTAAKIAENLGIDVNAGHDLSLENLNYMYHKIPNLKEVSIGHALIADALYLGLETTIQKYLDCLK; encoded by the coding sequence ATGACCAGACTTAGTGTAAATATAAATAAAATTGCAACACTGCGAAACTCTCGCGGTGGCAAAATGCCCAGCGTTAAGGATGCTGCTGTCAATTGTCAAAAATTTGGTGCTCAAGGAATTACCATTCATCCACGCCCCGATGAGCGGCACATTACACGCAAAGATGTTTACGAGATAAAACCACTGATAACCACTGAATTTAACATTGAAGGTTACCCCAGTGAAGATTTCTTAAAAATGGTTATTGAAGTGCAGGCCGACCAGGTTACTCTGGTACCGGATACCGATGCTCAATTAACCAGCGATCATGGCTGGGATACATGGAAACATCTTGGGTTTCTGAAAGATGTGATTGCCCGTTTGCAGGAAGCTGGTATCCGCACTTCTATTTTTGTCGATCCCGATGAAAAAGCTGTTGAAGGTGCTGCCGAAATTAAAACCGACCGCATTGAGCTGTATACCGAACCCTATGCTACATTGTTTCCTATTAACCATGCTAAAGCAATTGAACCTTTTGTTACCGCCGCCAAAATAGCTGAAAATTTGGGCATAGATGTAAATGCCGGTCACGATTTAAGTTTGGAAAACCTGAATTACATGTACCATAAAATTCCTAATCTAAAAGAAGTTTCAATTGGTCATGCACTAATTGCCGATGCACTATATTTAGGTTTGGAAACTACCATACAGAAATACCTCGATTGCCTGAAATAA
- a CDS encoding alpha/beta fold hydrolase, whose amino-acid sequence MDLYYRKTGSGSPLVIIHGLYGSSDNWMNISKRLAEKHTVYMIDQRNHGRSGFTESHTYNDMRDDLAEFFEKHNIEKATILGHSMGGKTAMWFAADYPEKVEKLVIADIAPKDYLQLKDDSQFYLHQNILLAMQDIDFSMVKSRNDVDDFLAEKIDDERIRMFLLKNVEKNKKTKQFQWRVNAEVLYDYLEEIVSGVNIHWLDDRIPITAYPVIFIRGLLSKYIQDEDKELIKEIYPEARIVDIPDAGHWLHAEQPQKFAEAVFLCC is encoded by the coding sequence ATGGATTTGTATTACAGAAAGACAGGCAGTGGATCGCCATTGGTGATTATACACGGGTTATACGGATCGTCGGATAACTGGATGAACATCTCCAAACGACTGGCCGAAAAACATACGGTTTATATGATCGACCAGCGAAACCACGGACGTTCGGGATTTACAGAATCGCACACCTACAACGACATGCGCGATGACCTGGCAGAGTTTTTCGAAAAGCACAACATCGAAAAAGCGACCATCCTGGGGCACAGTATGGGCGGTAAAACAGCCATGTGGTTTGCTGCCGATTACCCTGAAAAGGTTGAAAAACTTGTTATCGCCGATATCGCGCCCAAAGATTATCTGCAACTAAAAGATGACAGTCAGTTTTACCTGCACCAGAATATTTTGCTGGCCATGCAGGACATTGATTTTTCGATGGTGAAATCGCGTAACGATGTGGATGATTTTCTGGCTGAAAAGATTGATGATGAACGCATCAGAATGTTTCTGTTGAAGAATGTGGAGAAAAACAAAAAAACCAAACAATTTCAATGGCGCGTAAATGCAGAAGTGCTTTACGATTACCTGGAAGAAATTGTGAGCGGCGTTAATATTCACTGGCTCGACGATCGTATTCCGATAACCGCGTACCCGGTAATTTTTATCCGCGGCTTGCTTTCGAAATACATTCAGGACGAAGACAAAGAACTGATAAAAGAAATTTATCCGGAAGCCAGAATTGTTGATATTCCTGATGCCGGACACTGGCTACACGCCGAACAACCACAAAAGTTTGCTGAAGCGGTGTTTTTGTGTTGTTGA
- the malQ gene encoding 4-alpha-glucanotransferase, whose product MTNRKSGILLHITSLPGQEGVGTLGKEAYAFVDFLEESGQKLWQILPLGPVGAGNSPYQCYSAFAGNPVLIDLELLLEEDLLNVADFQTLPSFKKTKVEFDKVSSWKNLLLKKAFQQFQENKFNHFRDEYYHFLNEHGWWLNDYALFISVREYFGGMHWSEWDRGIKFREPEAINDLSEKLEPQIAFEKFVQFMFFRQWHRLKRYANEKGIQIVGDVPLYVSGDSSDVWTNTDIFLLDDELNPTEVGGVPPDYFSETGQLWGNPVFNWQRLKERDYDWWMARLHFNLNMFNLVRIDHFRGLESFWSVSADEKTAINGKWVPAHGYEMLSLIKSQIGVLPFIAEDLGIITTEVDHLRERFNLPGMKVLQFAFTTDATNKDLPHNYERNCVVYSGTHDNNTSLGWTNAVEAEEKELVEKYVSKENAVRHIMELALASVADTAILPMQDVLELDEKSRMNTPGTANGNWGWRFQWKQLKAGQKKFLKEATEKYNR is encoded by the coding sequence ATGACAAATAGAAAAAGTGGAATTCTGCTGCATATAACCTCGCTGCCCGGTCAGGAAGGTGTTGGTACATTGGGGAAAGAGGCTTATGCCTTTGTTGATTTTCTGGAGGAGAGCGGTCAGAAACTCTGGCAGATACTTCCGCTTGGTCCGGTTGGTGCGGGAAATTCGCCTTACCAGTGTTACTCTGCTTTTGCCGGAAACCCGGTATTAATTGATCTGGAGCTGCTTTTGGAAGAGGATTTACTAAATGTGGCTGACTTTCAAACATTGCCATCTTTCAAAAAAACAAAGGTGGAATTCGATAAAGTTTCAAGCTGGAAAAACTTGCTTTTGAAAAAGGCTTTTCAGCAGTTTCAGGAAAATAAATTTAATCATTTTCGAGACGAGTATTACCACTTTTTGAATGAACATGGCTGGTGGTTAAACGACTATGCCTTGTTTATTTCGGTGCGTGAGTATTTTGGTGGTATGCACTGGAGCGAATGGGATCGTGGAATAAAATTCAGAGAGCCGGAAGCTATAAATGATCTGTCTGAAAAACTGGAACCGCAGATCGCTTTCGAGAAATTTGTTCAGTTTATGTTTTTCAGGCAGTGGCACCGGTTAAAGCGTTATGCCAACGAAAAAGGCATTCAGATTGTTGGTGATGTGCCGCTTTACGTTTCGGGCGATAGTTCGGATGTTTGGACAAATACCGATATTTTTCTTTTAGACGATGAGTTGAATCCAACTGAAGTGGGAGGTGTGCCTCCTGATTATTTCTCGGAAACAGGCCAGTTGTGGGGAAATCCCGTGTTTAACTGGCAGCGTCTGAAAGAACGTGATTACGACTGGTGGATGGCGCGCCTGCATTTTAACCTGAACATGTTTAACCTGGTACGTATCGATCATTTTCGCGGACTGGAATCGTTTTGGTCGGTTTCGGCAGATGAGAAGACCGCTATAAATGGAAAGTGGGTGCCGGCGCACGGTTACGAAATGCTGAGTTTGATAAAAAGCCAGATTGGTGTTTTGCCTTTTATTGCTGAGGATCTGGGAATAATTACCACCGAGGTGGATCATTTGCGCGAACGCTTTAACCTTCCGGGAATGAAAGTTTTGCAGTTTGCTTTTACCACTGATGCCACGAATAAAGATCTGCCACACAACTACGAGCGGAATTGCGTGGTATATTCCGGCACACACGATAACAACACCTCATTAGGTTGGACAAATGCTGTGGAAGCAGAAGAAAAGGAACTGGTTGAAAAGTACGTTTCGAAAGAGAATGCGGTAAGGCATATTATGGAACTGGCTTTGGCATCGGTGGCCGACACCGCAATTTTACCCATGCAGGATGTGTTGGAGTTAGACGAAAAATCGCGTATGAACACGCCGGGAACAGCAAACGGAAACTGGGGATGGCGATTTCAGTGGAAACAATTGAAAGCAGGGCAGAAGAAGTTTTTGAAAGAGGCTACTGAGAAGTATAATCGGTAA
- a CDS encoding Gfo/Idh/MocA family oxidoreductase, translating to MQKIHVGFIGAGGIARAHVYAIQALKFYYNDVPEIILESVASARAESREAFAKQMGFGKAESVEDFAKNDKIEAVYILGPNKVHFEHFKLALQMPNVKYIYLEKPVCSSLEEEEQMKRLLETAGQEVRIQVGFQYLQTSSVREGLKFWRSGKIGKPIHFDLKYYHGDYLQESYRKKRVTRLTPAPDGGAMADLGSHGISLLMAFMGEELQITSGLQSGDFDGVPAGSDLFSSLSLYEPKTGAVGNMSASRISSGSGDLVSLEIYAENGAFRYSSQNPEYFEYYIEGSDQWIKQVVGSNYKPVTSFPSGHVPPGWLRSMVHAHYQFLTGDDSEAVIADLKHGLAVQRIVRETADHLKQFREKFKNDK from the coding sequence ATGCAAAAAATACATGTTGGTTTTATTGGAGCAGGCGGAATTGCCCGTGCGCATGTTTATGCAATTCAGGCGCTGAAGTTTTATTATAACGATGTTCCGGAAATTATTTTGGAGTCGGTAGCTTCAGCAAGAGCGGAAAGTCGCGAGGCGTTTGCCAAACAGATGGGATTCGGGAAAGCTGAGTCGGTGGAGGATTTTGCAAAGAATGATAAAATTGAAGCGGTATATATTTTAGGGCCGAACAAAGTGCATTTCGAGCATTTTAAGCTGGCGCTGCAAATGCCCAATGTAAAATATATTTACCTTGAAAAACCGGTTTGTTCTTCGCTGGAAGAGGAAGAACAAATGAAAAGGCTGCTGGAAACTGCGGGGCAGGAAGTTCGTATTCAGGTAGGATTTCAATATTTACAGACTTCATCAGTTCGCGAGGGATTGAAATTCTGGCGCTCGGGAAAAATTGGAAAGCCGATTCATTTCGACTTAAAATATTACCATGGCGACTACCTGCAGGAAAGTTACCGCAAAAAACGTGTTACACGCTTAACTCCTGCGCCTGATGGTGGTGCAATGGCCGATCTGGGATCGCACGGAATTAGCCTGTTGATGGCTTTTATGGGCGAGGAGCTGCAGATAACCAGTGGTTTGCAGTCCGGCGACTTTGACGGTGTGCCGGCCGGATCCGATTTGTTTAGTTCACTCTCATTGTACGAACCAAAAACAGGCGCTGTTGGAAACATGTCGGCAAGCAGGATAAGTTCAGGTTCAGGCGATTTGGTATCGTTGGAAATTTATGCTGAGAATGGTGCCTTTAGATATTCATCGCAAAATCCGGAATACTTTGAATATTACATCGAAGGTTCGGATCAGTGGATAAAACAAGTGGTTGGCAGCAACTACAAACCGGTTACGAGTTTTCCTTCGGGGCATGTTCCTCCGGGATGGTTGCGTTCGATGGTGCATGCTCATTACCAGTTCTTAACAGGTGATGATTCGGAGGCGGTAATTGCCGATTTAAAACACGGTTTGGCAGTTCAGCGCATTGTTCGTGAAACGGCAGATCATTTAAAACAATTCAGAGAAAAATTTAAGAATGACAAATAG
- a CDS encoding TlpA disulfide reductase family protein: protein MKKTALYILVGMLCACTPKTDSVLKTGNWLFAFQIDDKDPEQKIPFNVEVLNEKHLVVSNADEQIDVQEIAYKGDSVFIKMPVFGSEFKGRISEEKISGEYFNYNKNKVLPIPFEAEYGIENRFKISNENALDLSGKWKVNFGEEENDSPAIGIFEQAGNHITGTFQTETGDYRYLDGVVNGNTMQLSCFDGAHVFLFTAELNDSTLNGLFYSGNTYKEKWSATKADGAELANMKTLTFLKPGYDKLSFAFPNEAGDTISLADEKYKGKAVIVQIFGTWCPNCMDETRYLVELYEKHKAEGLEIIGLDFEVKPDIDYFKQRIERYRNDLNVSWELVLAGTSNKKKAAEALPMLNKIISYPTAIFIDRKGEIREIHTGFSGPGTGEAYEHYKTETEALIETLLNESI from the coding sequence ATGAAAAAAACTGCGCTTTATATTTTGGTAGGAATGCTATGTGCATGTACTCCCAAAACCGATTCTGTATTAAAAACAGGAAACTGGTTATTCGCGTTCCAAATCGATGACAAGGATCCGGAGCAAAAAATCCCATTCAATGTGGAAGTGCTTAATGAAAAACACCTCGTGGTTTCAAATGCCGATGAACAGATTGACGTTCAGGAAATAGCTTACAAAGGCGATTCTGTATTTATAAAAATGCCTGTTTTTGGTTCTGAGTTCAAAGGCAGAATTAGTGAAGAGAAAATAAGTGGCGAATATTTCAACTACAACAAAAACAAAGTTCTTCCTATCCCGTTTGAAGCCGAATATGGTATTGAAAATCGTTTTAAGATAAGCAATGAAAATGCGTTGGATCTCTCGGGAAAATGGAAAGTAAACTTTGGCGAGGAAGAAAACGACAGTCCGGCAATTGGGATTTTTGAACAGGCAGGAAATCACATAACCGGAACATTTCAGACTGAAACAGGCGACTACCGTTACCTGGACGGCGTGGTAAATGGCAATACCATGCAATTGTCGTGTTTTGATGGCGCGCATGTTTTTCTATTTACTGCTGAACTCAACGATTCCACCTTAAACGGTTTGTTCTATTCCGGCAATACGTATAAAGAAAAATGGAGTGCAACAAAAGCCGATGGCGCTGAACTCGCCAATATGAAAACACTTACTTTTCTGAAACCGGGCTACGACAAATTGAGTTTTGCATTTCCGAATGAAGCGGGCGATACCATTTCATTAGCCGATGAGAAATATAAAGGAAAAGCTGTAATCGTTCAGATCTTTGGAACCTGGTGCCCGAATTGTATGGACGAAACACGCTATCTGGTAGAACTGTATGAAAAACATAAGGCCGAAGGGCTTGAAATTATCGGACTCGATTTTGAGGTAAAACCGGACATTGACTATTTCAAACAACGCATTGAACGATACCGTAATGATTTGAATGTTTCGTGGGAACTTGTTTTGGCAGGAACATCAAACAAGAAAAAAGCTGCTGAAGCTTTGCCGATGCTTAATAAAATTATTTCTTATCCAACAGCTATTTTTATCGACCGAAAAGGCGAAATACGGGAAATACACACCGGGTTTTCAGGCCCGGGAACCGGCGAAGCTTATGAGCATTATAAAACTGAAACCGAAGCATTGATTGAAACATTATTAAACGAATCCATTTAA
- a CDS encoding M14 family metallopeptidase, translating to MKYYLIFAASVIFFLSSCQPKDTKWEGQEPIKKVSTLTRPIQYQLKQTFAVGNGIFLSNDFDGARLNGVALTGENEVTILITPENTPINESPWYAFKIWSETEKAIQLKITYNEGVGHRYYPKISNDAKNWTPVDSTVYLADTASVARGESPKFCEFTLAINSDTTWVAAQELIVSKDIYNWAGELSEKPFVSIDELGKSKEGRPINYLQIGNPESKKMLMVLSRQHPPEVTGWLAMKAFTEELCAIDELSEKFRDEYCIYVVPCVNPDGVDNGHWRHGAGGIDLNRDWEDFNQPETQAIRKFMQAKVAEQRKFYFIIDFHSTYEDIYYTIAPELKGNMPGIVPKIIQAMAEDIPGYDPNIRPNAADVERINSTVSVFHEFGAEAVTYEVGDDTPRELIKEKGKLTAVNLMEIMLEN from the coding sequence ATGAAATACTATCTGATTTTTGCAGCCTCAGTTATTTTCTTCCTGTCATCGTGCCAACCAAAAGACACCAAATGGGAAGGCCAGGAGCCCATCAAAAAAGTAAGTACGCTCACCCGCCCCATCCAATACCAACTTAAACAGACATTTGCTGTGGGCAACGGCATTTTTCTATCCAACGATTTTGATGGAGCCCGGCTAAACGGAGTCGCACTTACCGGCGAAAATGAAGTTACTATTTTGATAACTCCTGAAAATACTCCGATAAATGAAAGTCCGTGGTACGCTTTTAAAATCTGGTCGGAAACAGAAAAAGCTATTCAGCTTAAAATTACCTACAACGAAGGAGTTGGACACCGGTATTATCCAAAAATCAGCAATGATGCTAAAAACTGGACACCGGTTGACTCAACAGTTTATTTAGCCGACACCGCATCGGTGGCAAGAGGTGAATCTCCTAAATTTTGTGAATTCACTTTAGCAATAAACAGCGATACAACCTGGGTAGCAGCGCAGGAACTGATCGTTTCGAAAGACATTTATAACTGGGCGGGAGAACTTAGCGAGAAACCATTTGTAAGTATTGATGAATTGGGGAAAAGTAAAGAAGGCCGCCCGATTAACTATTTACAAATCGGCAACCCGGAAAGTAAAAAAATGCTGATGGTACTTTCGCGCCAGCATCCGCCCGAAGTTACCGGCTGGCTGGCGATGAAAGCATTTACTGAGGAATTATGTGCTATCGACGAGTTATCGGAAAAGTTCAGAGATGAATATTGTATTTACGTGGTGCCGTGTGTAAATCCCGACGGCGTAGATAATGGCCACTGGCGCCATGGTGCCGGTGGAATTGACTTAAACCGCGACTGGGAAGATTTTAATCAGCCGGAGACACAAGCTATCCGAAAATTTATGCAAGCCAAAGTTGCGGAGCAGCGGAAATTCTATTTTATAATCGACTTTCATTCTACCTATGAAGATATTTATTACACCATCGCTCCGGAGCTAAAAGGCAATATGCCGGGTATTGTTCCAAAAATTATACAAGCCATGGCAGAAGATATTCCCGGTTACGATCCGAATATCCGTCCTAATGCTGCAGATGTAGAACGAATTAATTCTACTGTTTCCGTTTTTCATGAATTTGGTGCCGAGGCAGTAACCTACGAAGTTGGCGACGACACTCCGCGTGAGTTAATCAAGGAAAAAGGTAAATTAACGGCCGTCAATCTAATGGAAATCATGCTTGAAAATTAA